The genomic window CAAAGCCGGGTAGTCCCACCCCTTTACCACGTAGATGTCCATGCCGGTGCCGGTCTTCTCGTCGTACCGCAAGCCTTCCAGTGCGTCCGAGATCGACCACCTGGTGGTCTGGATCTCATTCGGCACCGAGATGCCGTACCAGTCGTCCCAAACCGACATCGCAAGGGGCACCTGCATGACCCCGGCGGCGTTCAACGTCTCGAAGAACACGCCTTCGCTGGTTCCGGCGTTGCCGATGGTCCCGAAAGCAACCTCGTTGCCGTTATCGGAGAATCCTTCCCCCCCGCCCGCCAGGGCAGGCTCGTTGCGGTAGAGCTTCGACGCGTAGGCCAGGCCAAGTAGGCGCGCCATCTGTCCGGCGGTCGGAGACACGTCGGCGCTGGAGTTCCTGGCAGCCATCAGGTTGCCGAACCTGCCGTGCGAGTCCAGCAGCCGGGTCCCCGAGTGGTTGTTCATCTGCCGGCCGCCGCCGGGCTCCAGCGTGGTGTCGGTGGTGCCGTAGAGCTGGGCGAAAAAAGTGCGGAGGTCGCTCATGCCCGTGGCAAACATGAAGGTCTGGTCGCGGTAGTAGCCCGCCCGGAAGTCGCCGTTGCGAAAAGCTTTCGCCATGGCCACCCCGGCCAGCTCTTTGCCGTCGCCGAAGATGCCGAAGGTCGCCCGGCCCGCCCGGACCTCCTTGGTGCCGGCAAGGCTGGCCAGGCGGCTCTGGTAGGCGGTCCGGTAGTCGGCCAGCACCTCGTGGGGGCTGAGCGTCGGGCCGTCGGCCCCGAGCTCTACCGGGGGGCCGTGGAGCTCGAAGACCCTAGACACCGACCCGCTCCCTGAGCTGGTTGGGAACCACAAGCCCGAAGTCATCCGCTTGCGCCTTCTCGATCCGCCGGCCGAGCAGGCGAGCCAGGTGGCCGGCAAAGACCGAGGAGACAAGGTCGATCGGCGGGGACTGGCCCAGGAGCCTCTGCAGCGAGGTCACCCCGGCGTCCGGGATGCCGCAGGGGACCATCGATGAGAACAGCTCCAGGTCGGTCGAGACGTTGAGAGCCATCCCGTGTTTGGTGACCCCCCGGCTGACGTTGACCCCGATTGCTCCGAGCTTGTCGCGGCCCACCCAGACGCCGGTGAGCCCGGGCCGGAGTTCGGCCCGCACCCCGAAGTCCACAACCGTGGCCAGAACGGCCGCCTCCAGAAGGCGAAGGTAGGCGATCACGTCCGGGTTGGGCTTCGACTCGGTTCGCAGGTCCACCACCGGGTAGGCGACCAGCTGGCCTGGGCCGTGGTAGGTGATGCTGCCGCCGCGATCGGCCTCGTGCACCTCGATCCCCCGGCGGCGCAGCTCTTCGGCCGGCGCCAGCAGGTGCTGGGGGCGGAAACGGCGGCCGAGCGTGATCACGCTGGGGTGCTCCAGCAGGACGAGCAGGTCGGGAATCTGCCCCGCCACCCGCCGGGCGTGAAGCTGTAGCTGCCAGGTGTAGGCGGCGGAGTAGACGACTGATCCTGCATCTATCTGCAGAATCGATTGCATCAGCCGGGAAGCAGCCCGCTCAGGTCCGATGCGAAGTCCGCTTCTTCGAGAAGCTCCTTGAGATATGAGAGGAACTTCGCGGCCTCCGCTCCGTCGATGATCCGGTGGTCCCAGGAGATCGAGATGTTGCTCACCTGCCGGATGGCTATGGCGTCCTCACCGTCCTCGTCGGTGACGACCACCGGCCGCTTTACCACCGCGTCGAACGCCATGATGGCCGCCTGCCCTCGGTTGATTATCGGGACCGAAAGAATCGACCCGAAACCGCCCGGGTTGGTGATTGTGAAGGTCCCGCCCTGCACGTCGTCCGGCGTCAGCCGTTTGCCGCGGGCCCTTTCGGCGACATCCCGGACAGCCCGGGCGAGGCCGACGAGGTTCATGGTTTCGGCGCTCTTCACCACCGGAACTATCAGCCCGTTCTCGAGTGCGACTGCGATGCCCAGGTTCACGTAGCGCTTCTGGGTGATGGTCCCGTCGCCGTTCCAGGTGGAGTTCAGCATCGGGTACCGCAGCAGCGCCTGCGTGAGGCTCTTGGAGACAAAAGGCATCCAGGTGAGGGAGAACCCTTCCCTCGCCTTGAACCCGGGCCCGGCCTCGGCCCGCAGGCGGCCGACCCGGGATAGGTCGATCTCGATGGTGTTCCAGGCCCGCGCGGTCTCGTTGAGCGACGCAACCATGTGCTCGGCGATCGCCTTGCGCATGGGGCCGACCCGGACGACTTCCTCCAGGCCCTCCGGCGCCGGACGTGGGGCGGCGGGCTCGCCTTCCGGCGCGCGAGCCGGCGCCTGGGTGGGGGCAGTCGTCGCTGCGGACTTCGAACGGTTTGCGGCGGCCGACAGGACGTCCTGCTTGGTGATGCGGCCGCCGGTGCCGGTGCCGGTCACCGAGTTGAGGTCGACGTCGTTGTCGGAGGCAAGCTTTCTGACCAGTGGGGAAAGAACGCCCCGGAACGGCTGGCCGTCCGACGGGGGCGCAGCCGCAGGTGCCATCGGCCGGCTCGGCTGCTCGGCGGCGGGGGGCGGCGGCGGAGGGGGGGTCTGTTCAGGCTCCGACTCCGCAGGTTCGGCGGCGGTTCCCGGCGCGTCGCCGTCCGGTGCCGGAACCGACGGCTCCGGCGGAGTCACCTCCTCCGCCTGTGACGTTGGCGCCTCGGCCGGGGACCCGTTGGAGGAGCCGGCCTCCATCTCGCCGTCGATCTCCGCCATGACGGCGCCCACGAGCACGGTCTCGCCCTCCTGGACCAGGATCTTGGTCAGCGCTCCCGCTGCCGGAGAGGGGATCTCGCTGTCCACCTTGTCGGTCGACACCTCGACCAGCGGCTCGTCCATCTCCACGGTGTCCCCGGGACGCTTTAGCCAGCGCGTGACGGTGGCTTCCAGAACCGTCTCACCGAGTTGAGGCATCTTGAACTGCTGCATGGATCCCCGCCTTCAAGTTGAGGTCTGAAGCATCTTATCGAACGGGGGTTGGGACGGAGGTTTCCGCCGCGAAACAAAAAAAGCTGAAAGTTTGCGCAGAACTGCCGATACACCTCAGACGAATACCAACCCCTGAACCCCGCGGAGACGCATTCTTTGGAACCGGGCGACAACTTGGACCTCGCTCTCGCTGCCGCGCAAGCGAACGCGGAGTGGGGCTGGAACGGTCTTTACCGCAACCTCGCGCCCTCCGTCACCGGCTACCTGAGAGCACAGGGCGCCGCGGAGCCGGAGGACCTGGCAGCCGACGTTTTCCTCCAGGCGGTCAAAGGGGTCCAACGGTTCGAGGGCAACGGCGCCGCGTTTCGTTCCTGGATCTTCTGCATTGCCCACAACAAGCTCATCGACGACTCCCGCTACCGCCGGCGCCGCCCGGTCGAGCCGGTCGCCGAGCCCGCTGAGGACTCCGCTGCACCGGTTGGTGTAGAGGACCAGGTTCTCAACCACCTGGCGGAGGATCGGGTCAAGGAGCTGCTCAACCGGCTGACCGTCGACCAGAGGGACGTCCTGCTTCTCAGGATCATGGGCGGGCTGACGGTGGACGAGGTTGCTCGAGCCCTGGGGAAGAACTCACCCGCCGTGAAGGCCCTCCAGCGCAGGGGCCTCGCATGCCTGAAACGAGAAATGTCACCGGTAACCGTATCCGTCTAACCCATTCAAGCGTTTGCACCATTAATGGATGCCACGCAAATAACCGACGAGGCCTGCGAAAGGCTTCTCTCCGGCCGTCCATCCGACGTGGATGGGTCGCTGGCGGACCTCTGTTGGTTCCTGCAGGACGTGAGATCGGTGTTCTGCGAGCCGATCCCCCTCGCAGTCCAGACCATGCATCCGGCAGCCGTGGCGAAGGTCCCGGCCGGCGCGCTCCCGCCCAAGAACACCTCCGCCTGCAAGCCCGGGCGCTCGTGGTGGTACTCACCGAAGGCTGCGGCCTGCATCCCCGGAGAGTCGATTCCTAGAAATTAGGAATACACCATTGTTCTTTGCTACGTAGAGTGGTATCCTTAGCACTCTAAGTACCCACCTCTGCCAAGGCTTTCTCGCACCCCTAACTAGACACGTTTGTGCTCCCGCACCCGCTCTCGGGTGTGTCGCGTTCTGGTTGCCGGGGTCTTGAGCAGCGCGGTCCGCGCTAGCTGCCGTCACATCAGCGCCCGCGGCCGTCAAGTAAAGGAGAAATGCATGTTCGAAGGGCTTTTCGGTACTTTCCTCGCCAAGGCAGTCATGTCGGTGGCAGCAGCATTCGGCCTATTCGGTGGGCTTGCCGTGGTGGGGGTCCTGCCGGTCATCGGGGGGAACGCCAGCGACACCGTGATAGTGGACACAATTGCCGTGGTCGAATCCCAAGAAAAGGTCGTGGGCGTTGAAACCGTGGTCGAACTGCCGAGTGTCGGGGGCATCACGTCGGAGCTGCCGGTCGTGGAAGACCTGGCCTCCAGCCTTCCGGGGATCGACGGCGTCACCTCGACCAACAGCGGCGCCATTGACTCCGACCTGCCGGTTCTCGGACTGGTTGGAACGCTGCTGAACAGCGTCGGGGGCACCGTACAGGCAGTTCTTGGGTCACTTCCCGTGGTCGGAGGGGTCATTCCCGAGATTCCGCTGGTTCCCGAGGTCGGCATTCCCGCAGCCTCGGCGTCCGCTCCCGGCCTTCAAGCTATCTCCGGCACGCTGGAGAACGTTCCCAACGCGGCTTCGATCGTCCCTTC from Actinomycetota bacterium includes these protein-coding regions:
- the lipB gene encoding lipoyl(octanoyl) transferase LipB, with translation MQSILQIDAGSVVYSAAYTWQLQLHARRVAGQIPDLLVLLEHPSVITLGRRFRPQHLLAPAEELRRRGIEVHEADRGGSITYHGPGQLVAYPVVDLRTESKPNPDVIAYLRLLEAAVLATVVDFGVRAELRPGLTGVWVGRDKLGAIGVNVSRGVTKHGMALNVSTDLELFSSMVPCGIPDAGVTSLQRLLGQSPPIDLVSSVFAGHLARLLGRRIEKAQADDFGLVVPNQLRERVGV
- a CDS encoding dihydrolipoamide acetyltransferase family protein, translating into MQQFKMPQLGETVLEATVTRWLKRPGDTVEMDEPLVEVSTDKVDSEIPSPAAGALTKILVQEGETVLVGAVMAEIDGEMEAGSSNGSPAEAPTSQAEEVTPPEPSVPAPDGDAPGTAAEPAESEPEQTPPPPPPPAAEQPSRPMAPAAAPPSDGQPFRGVLSPLVRKLASDNDVDLNSVTGTGTGGRITKQDVLSAAANRSKSAATTAPTQAPARAPEGEPAAPRPAPEGLEEVVRVGPMRKAIAEHMVASLNETARAWNTIEIDLSRVGRLRAEAGPGFKAREGFSLTWMPFVSKSLTQALLRYPMLNSTWNGDGTITQKRYVNLGIAVALENGLIVPVVKSAETMNLVGLARAVRDVAERARGKRLTPDDVQGGTFTITNPGGFGSILSVPIINRGQAAIMAFDAVVKRPVVVTDEDGEDAIAIRQVSNISISWDHRIIDGAEAAKFLSYLKELLEEADFASDLSGLLPG
- a CDS encoding sigma-70 family RNA polymerase sigma factor, with protein sequence MEPGDNLDLALAAAQANAEWGWNGLYRNLAPSVTGYLRAQGAAEPEDLAADVFLQAVKGVQRFEGNGAAFRSWIFCIAHNKLIDDSRYRRRRPVEPVAEPAEDSAAPVGVEDQVLNHLAEDRVKELLNRLTVDQRDVLLLRIMGGLTVDEVARALGKNSPAVKALQRRGLACLKREMSPVTVSV